In Aquabacterium sp. OR-4, the DNA window GCGCTGCCCCGCTGGACGGCGCGCCGCCGGCCGTTCAGCCGGTGGCGCAGCTGTGGTCCGGCGATGGCCGGCTGGCCCTGTCGCTGCACAGCAGCTACCCGGGCCTGCAGTTCTATGCCGGCGAGTTCTTGCCGCACAGCCTGGGCCGCGATGGCCGGCCCCACCTGCCGCACGCCGGGCTGGCACTGGAGCCGCAGTACCTGCCCGACAGCCCCAACCATGCCGGCCAGCCCGGCTGGCCCGATTGCGTGCTGCGGCCGGGGCGCGTCTGGCGGCAACGGCTGGTCTACCGCTTTCAACCCCACCCCGACCTCTCTCTCGCCGCGTGACATGAACCAAGCCCAAGCCCCCGCCACCCCCCTGCAGCGCTGGATACCCGAGCGCGCCCATGCCTGGCACCAGGCCCAGCCCTGGGCGTTGGGCGCCAACTTCGTGCCGGCCACGGCCATCAACCAGCTGGCCATGTGGCAGGCCGAGAGCTTTGACCTGGCGCGCATCGACCTCGAGCTGGGCTGGGCCGCCGGCCTGGGCATGAACACGATGCGGGTGTTTCTGCACGATCTGCTGTGGGCCCAGGACCCGGCGGGCTTCAAGCAGCGCATCGACCAGTTCCTGGACATTGCCGACCGGCACCGCATCCGCACGATGTTCGTGCTGTTCGACTCGTGCTGGGACCCCGAGCCGCGCCTGGGGCCGCAGCGCGAGCCGATTCCGGGCGTGCACAACTCGGGCTGGGTGCAAAGCCCGTCGGCGGCCCAGCTCGCCGACGAGGCGCAATGGCCGGCACTGCGGGCCTATGTGGAGGATGTGGTGGCGGCCTTTGCGCACGACGCGCGCATCAGCCACTGGGACCTGTGGAACGAGCCCGACAACCAGGGCGGCGGCATGGGCTACTACCAGCCGCGCGAGGCCCCCGACAAGATCGCCCGCGTGGCCCGGCTGCTGCCCCAGGTGTTCGAGTGGGCGCGTGGGCAGCAGCCCACCCAGCCGCTGACCAGCGGGCTCTGGCTGGGTGACGACTGGAGCCCGGCCTCCAGCAGCCTGAACGCCGTGCAGCAGGTGCAGCTGGCGCAGTCGGACATCGTCAGCTTTCACGACTACAGCTGGCCCGAGCGCTTCGAGGCCCGCATCGCCCAGCTGCAGGCCCACGGCCGGCCGCTGATCTGCACCGAGTACATGGCGCGCAGCCTGGGCTCGACCTTCGACACCGCCTTGCCGATCGCCCGGCGCGAGAACGTGGGCATGCTCAACTGGGGCTTTGTGGATGGCAAGAGCCAGACGCGCATGCCCTGGGATTCGTGGCTCAAGCCCTATACGCTGCAGGCGCCGATCGTCTGGTTCCACGATGTGCTGCACCAGGACGGCCGGCCCTACCGCGAGCGCGAGGCCGAGCTGCTGCGGCAGTACGGCGCGCAGGCCGGGCACGGGCAGTGAGCGCCGGCATCGAGTTCCAGGGCGTGGCCAAGCGCTACGGCGCGGTGGAGGTGATCGCCGATTTCTCGCTGCGCATCGAGGCCGGAGAGTTCGTCGTGCTGCTGGGCCCCTCGGGCTGCGGCAAGAGCACGCTGCTGCGCATGCTGGCCGGGCTGGAGGGCTGCTCGGCCGGGCGCATCGTGCTGGGCGGGCGCGATGTCACGGCACTGCCGCCGGGCCAGCGCGGCGTGGCCATGGTGTTTCAGCAGTACGCGCTGTACCCGCACATGAGCGTGGCCGACAACATGGGCTTCGGTCTGCGCAACATCGGCCTGCCGGCCGCGCAGATTGCCCGCCGCGTGGCCGATGCGGCGCGCATGCTCGAGCTCGAGCCGCTGCTGCAGCGCCGGCCGGCTCAGCTGTCGGGCGGGCAGCGCCAGCGGGTGGCCATCGGGCGGGCCGTGGTCAAGGAGCCGCAGGCCTTCCTGTTTGACGAGCCGCTGTCCAACCTGGACGCCAAGCTGCGCAACCGCACGCGCATCGAGATCGCACGCCTGCACAAGCGCCTTGGCGCGACCATGGTCTTCGTCACCCACGACCAGGTGGAGGCCATGACCCTGGCCGACCGCGTGGTGGTGCTCGATGGCGGCCGCATCGCCCAGGTGGCGCCGCCGATGGCGATCTACGAGCGGCCGGCCAACCGCTTTGTGGCCGGCTTCGTCGGCAGCCCGTCGATGAACTTCCTGCCGGCCGAGCGCCGCCCCGATGCGCAGGGCCGCGTGGCGCTGGCGCTGCCCGGTGGCACGGTGGCCACCACCCAGGTGCCGGCCGCGGCGCTGGCCGGCGGCGCGGCCAGCGGGCTGTCGCTGGGCGTGCGGCCGGAGGGCCTGCGCCTGGCCGCCCGGGGCCCGCTGGCCGGCCGGGTGGAGCTGGTGGAGCGCCTGGGCGAGCGCAGCCTGGTGCATGTGGGCTTGGGGCCAGCGGGCGCCGGGCCTGCGGGCCCGGGGTCATCGGGCCCGGCCGAGGCCTGCGTGGTGGTGGCCGACCTGGCCGGCCAGCCGGTGCCGGCGCTGGGCGACGTGGTGCAGCTGGCGCTCGACCTGGACCGGGCGCATGTGTTCGACGCGGCCGGCCACGCCCACCATGCGGAGGCCGCGTGAGTCCGCCGGCCCGCGCCGGCCTGCTGGCGCCAACGCCGCTGGCCGGGCCGGCCTGGGTGGGCTGGGCCTTCGTGCTGCCCTTCCTGGCCGGCTACGTGCTGCTGCTGGGGGTGCCGGTGCTGCAGGGGCTGTGGTTGTCGCTGCAGGCGCAAGACCTGTTGTCGGGCCGCGGCCAGTTTGTGGGCCTGGCCAACTTTGCCGATCTGCTGGGCGACGAGGTGTTCCTGCGCGCGGCTGTCAACACCGTGCTGTTTGCCGGCCTGTGCACGCCGCTGATGGTGGGGCTGGGTCTGGCGCTGGCCCTGGTGCTCAACCGGCCGGGCCGCCTGGGCGCCTGGCTGCGCGGCATCTTCTTTGCCTCCAGCGTGCTGTCGGTGACGGTGGTCACGCTGATCTGGCGCCTGGTGCTGCTGCCCGAGCGCGGCCTGCTGGGCCAGACCCTGATG includes these proteins:
- a CDS encoding ABC transporter ATP-binding protein, whose product is MSAGIEFQGVAKRYGAVEVIADFSLRIEAGEFVVLLGPSGCGKSTLLRMLAGLEGCSAGRIVLGGRDVTALPPGQRGVAMVFQQYALYPHMSVADNMGFGLRNIGLPAAQIARRVADAARMLELEPLLQRRPAQLSGGQRQRVAIGRAVVKEPQAFLFDEPLSNLDAKLRNRTRIEIARLHKRLGATMVFVTHDQVEAMTLADRVVVLDGGRIAQVAPPMAIYERPANRFVAGFVGSPSMNFLPAERRPDAQGRVALALPGGTVATTQVPAAALAGGAASGLSLGVRPEGLRLAARGPLAGRVELVERLGERSLVHVGLGPAGAGPAGPGSSGPAEACVVVADLAGQPVPALGDVVQLALDLDRAHVFDAAGHAHHAEAA